One part of the Microlunatus elymi genome encodes these proteins:
- a CDS encoding response regulator, translated as MVDDPSRIVRVFILDDHELVRRGLIDLLGTAGDLKVVGQAATAAEARNRIPAARPDVALLDARLPDGSGIDVCRDLRSAMPDLHCLILTSYDDDEALFAAVMAGASGYLLKQIGGTSLTDAIRQVARGESLLDPAVTQRLMTRLKQPQQTRDDRFEQLTERERQILELIAQGLTNRQIGQRMFLAEKTIKNYVSTLLSKLGMQRRTQIAVYGARLRPDQEQRRP; from the coding sequence GGGGCCTGATCGATCTCCTCGGCACCGCCGGCGACCTCAAGGTCGTTGGTCAGGCCGCGACCGCGGCCGAGGCCCGCAATCGGATTCCGGCCGCCCGGCCGGATGTGGCGCTGCTGGATGCACGACTGCCGGACGGTTCCGGGATCGACGTCTGCCGGGACCTGCGATCGGCGATGCCCGACCTGCACTGCCTGATCCTGACCTCGTACGACGATGACGAGGCACTGTTCGCAGCGGTGATGGCCGGCGCGTCCGGCTATCTGTTGAAGCAGATCGGCGGTACCTCGCTGACCGACGCCATCCGGCAGGTGGCACGTGGCGAGTCGCTCCTCGATCCGGCGGTGACCCAGCGGCTGATGACCCGGTTGAAGCAACCGCAGCAGACGCGGGACGACCGGTTCGAGCAACTCACCGAACGCGAGCGGCAGATCCTCGAACTGATCGCGCAGGGGCTGACCAACCGGCAGATCGGCCAGCGGATGTTCCTGGCCGAGAAGACGATCAAGAACTACGTCTCCACTCTGCTGAGCAAACTCGGCATGCAGCGCCGGACCCAGATTGCCGTGTACGGGGCACGGTTGCGGCCCGACCAGGAGCAGCGACGGCCCTGA